One part of the Parasphingorhabdus sp. SCSIO 66989 genome encodes these proteins:
- a CDS encoding rhodanese-like domain-containing protein: MSEVSRETIMRAAIATAILALTLPSALAAQDDAPIINREAQVDYQGFADLTKEVLDYRMPRLVDAEEFNQRAAKDNVLILDTRSAAAFAAGHVEGAVNLPFSEFTDDKLRKVIGDDQDREILIYCNNNFAENAPPIPLKRAPLALNIPTFINLYGYGYRNVYELDGSYWLADKQIAWAGEIPNPGRLSGPVQLQLRQPE, encoded by the coding sequence GTGAGCGAAGTATCCCGGGAGACCATCATGCGTGCCGCTATCGCTACTGCCATCCTTGCCCTGACTTTGCCGAGCGCGCTTGCCGCCCAAGATGACGCACCAATAATTAATCGTGAAGCACAGGTAGATTATCAGGGCTTTGCTGACCTTACCAAGGAAGTTCTCGACTATCGCATGCCGCGACTGGTGGATGCGGAGGAGTTCAATCAGCGCGCCGCCAAGGATAATGTGCTGATCCTCGACACCCGTTCCGCAGCGGCCTTTGCTGCGGGGCATGTTGAAGGCGCAGTCAACCTGCCTTTTTCCGAGTTTACCGACGATAAATTGCGCAAGGTGATTGGCGATGATCAGGACCGTGAAATCCTGATCTATTGCAACAATAACTTCGCCGAAAACGCGCCGCCCATCCCGTTGAAACGGGCACCGTTGGCGCTCAATATCCCGACATTTATCAACCTTTACGGCTATGGCTATCGCAATGTGTATGAGCTGGATGGCAGCTATTGGCTTGCTGACAAGCAAATAGCCTGGGCCGGAGAGATTCCGAATCCTGGTCGGCTTTCCGGCCCGGTTCAGCTCCAACTGCGGCAGCCCGAATAA
- a CDS encoding radical SAM protein — MRGLDTLWINTGTLCNLACASCYIESSPKNDALVYIRHDEVLAYLDEIRDEGLPTREIAFTGGEPFMNPDIMPILESCLERGFSVLVLTNAMRPMRRHEEALLALHKDYRDRLTLRVSLDHYSKPVHEAERGTDSWDKAMAGLRWLSDNGFRIAIAGRHLASETDAEARAGFAALFDNEGLHINLDDPNEFVQFPEMDASADIAEITTECWDILSVDPASIMCATSRMVVKHKGAEKPTVAACTLLPYDPQFDMGQTLKEASQSVKLNHAHCARFCVLGGASCSG; from the coding sequence ATGCGCGGACTGGACACGCTGTGGATCAACACCGGCACCTTGTGCAATCTCGCTTGCGCCTCCTGCTATATTGAGAGCAGTCCGAAGAATGATGCGCTGGTCTATATCCGGCATGATGAGGTGCTCGCCTATCTCGACGAGATCCGCGACGAAGGCCTTCCAACGCGCGAGATCGCCTTTACCGGCGGTGAGCCGTTTATGAACCCGGATATTATGCCGATCCTGGAGAGTTGTCTGGAGCGCGGTTTCTCGGTGTTGGTGCTGACCAATGCGATGCGGCCGATGCGGCGGCATGAGGAGGCGCTGCTGGCGTTGCATAAAGACTATCGCGACCGGCTAACGCTAAGGGTCAGCCTCGACCATTATAGCAAGCCGGTGCATGAAGCAGAACGCGGCACGGATAGCTGGGACAAGGCGATGGCTGGACTGCGCTGGCTTTCGGATAACGGCTTCCGCATTGCCATTGCCGGGCGGCATCTGGCCAGTGAAACTGACGCGGAAGCACGTGCCGGATTTGCCGCTCTGTTCGACAATGAAGGGCTGCACATCAATCTCGATGATCCCAATGAGTTCGTGCAGTTCCCCGAAATGGACGCCAGTGCCGATATCGCCGAGATCACAACCGAATGCTGGGATATTCTCAGTGTCGATCCCGCCTCTATCATGTGCGCCACCAGCCGCATGGTGGTGAAGCATAAGGGCGCTGAAAAGCCCACGGTCGCTGCCTGCACCTTGCTGCCTTATGATCCGCAATTCGATATGGGCCAGACACTCAAAGAGGCGTCTCAGTCGGTGAAGCTCAACCACGCCCATTGCGCGCGTTTCTGCGTGTTAGGAGGCGCGAGTTGTTCAGGGTGA
- a CDS encoding NUDIX hydrolase: protein MNDLPKTDPLTGKPLIQATPAATIIVAADQPDGPPRLLMVERSGKMAFAAGAVVFPGGRVDSGDYVLARRFLDRGPDSDIDEPLADMAGRIAAIRETIEEARYPVAMKTMPADEAIEAIRAEASGDSHFDAVVDGYGLELEPQSLTYFARWRPPFNEKRVFDTRFYIARATMPEAQAVVDDTENRTLFWATAQEVLDRAEREEIKIIFPTRRNLEKLAQCESYDALVAHVAVHPPELVTPFVEERGGEPHLCVPDGLGYPVTSEPIKAAMRG, encoded by the coding sequence ATGAATGATCTCCCGAAAACAGACCCGCTAACCGGCAAACCTCTTATCCAGGCCACCCCTGCGGCGACGATTATTGTCGCGGCGGATCAGCCCGATGGTCCTCCGCGCCTGCTTATGGTGGAGCGCTCGGGCAAGATGGCTTTTGCCGCCGGTGCGGTGGTGTTTCCCGGTGGACGTGTCGATAGCGGGGATTATGTGCTGGCGCGGCGTTTTCTGGATCGTGGCCCAGATAGCGATATTGACGAGCCATTGGCCGATATGGCGGGGCGCATTGCCGCGATCCGCGAGACGATTGAAGAGGCACGCTATCCCGTGGCGATGAAGACCATGCCCGCCGATGAGGCGATTGAAGCCATTCGCGCCGAGGCTTCTGGTGACAGCCATTTTGATGCGGTGGTGGATGGCTATGGGCTGGAGTTGGAGCCGCAAAGCCTGACCTATTTTGCCCGTTGGCGCCCGCCGTTCAACGAGAAACGGGTGTTCGATACCCGCTTCTACATAGCGCGGGCGACAATGCCCGAAGCGCAGGCGGTGGTGGATGATACCGAAAACCGCACGCTTTTCTGGGCCACAGCGCAAGAGGTGCTGGACCGTGCCGAGCGTGAGGAGATCAAGATTATCTTCCCGACGCGACGCAATCTGGAAAAACTGGCGCAATGCGAGAGCTATGACGCGCTGGTTGCCCATGTCGCGGTACATCCGCCCGAACTGGTTACGCCCTTTGTTGAGGAACGCGGGGGCGAACCGCATCTCTGTGTGCCTGATGGTCTGGGCTATCCGGTAACATCGGAGCCGATCAAAGCTGCGATGCGGGGGTAA
- the grxD gene encoding Grx4 family monothiol glutaredoxin: MTDATHERIEKTVKDNDVVLFMKGTPLFPQCGFSSRAIAILDRLGVAYDSVDVLQDMEVRQGIKTYSDWPTIPQLYVKGEFIGGSDIMMEMFEAGELETLMDEKQVAKAEAE; this comes from the coding sequence ATGACCGATGCCACCCATGAGAGAATAGAAAAGACCGTCAAAGACAATGACGTTGTGCTGTTTATGAAGGGCACGCCGCTTTTCCCGCAATGCGGTTTTTCCAGCCGCGCCATCGCCATTCTTGATCGTCTCGGCGTCGCATATGACAGTGTCGATGTACTGCAGGACATGGAAGTGCGTCAGGGCATCAAGACCTATTCCGACTGGCCGACCATCCCGCAACTATATGTCAAAGGCGAATTTATCGGCGGTTCGGACATTATGATGGAAATGTTCGAGGCCGGTGAACTGGAAACGCTGATGGACGAAAAGCAGGTTGCCAAGGCGGAGGCCGAGTAA
- a CDS encoding BolA family transcriptional regulator, protein MPMQAEDIETMIREAIPDAEVTITDLAGDGDHYAAHVVSESFRGQSRVNQHKAVYAALGGRMGGVLHALQLTTAVPTS, encoded by the coding sequence ATGCCGATGCAGGCCGAAGATATTGAAACGATGATCCGCGAAGCGATCCCCGATGCCGAGGTGACAATCACCGATCTGGCGGGCGATGGCGACCATTATGCGGCGCATGTCGTGTCCGAAAGCTTTCGTGGGCAAAGCCGAGTCAACCAGCACAAGGCGGTCTATGCTGCGCTCGGCGGACGCATGGGCGGTGTGCTTCACGCCTTGCAACTGACCACCGCGGTCCCCACTTCTTGA
- a CDS encoding DUF1476 domain-containing protein, with protein sequence MTGFSDREKAFENKMARDEEVEFRITARRNKLLGQWAAEKMSLTQEESEAYAKSVVHADFEEAGDEDVVRKLLGDLTDAGVAIDDAAIRAAMDEQMVEARRQFEAENS encoded by the coding sequence ATGACCGGTTTTAGCGATCGCGAAAAAGCGTTTGAAAACAAGATGGCGCGCGACGAGGAAGTGGAATTCCGCATCACTGCGCGGCGCAATAAGCTGCTTGGCCAATGGGCAGCAGAGAAAATGTCGCTGACGCAAGAGGAAAGCGAAGCCTATGCCAAGTCTGTGGTGCATGCCGATTTTGAAGAAGCCGGTGACGAAGATGTAGTGCGCAAGCTGCTCGGTGATCTGACCGATGCCGGTGTCGCCATTGACGATGCCGCCATCCGTGCCGCCATGGACGAGCAGATGGTCGAAGCGCGTCGTCAGTTTGAAGCCGAAAACAGCTAA
- a CDS encoding NADPH:quinone oxidoreductase family protein: protein MRALLSKEVGGPDTLEITEIDDPTPGAGELLVAVKACSINFPDALIIQDLYQLRPPRPFAPGSEIAGVVEAVGEGVTDYAVGDRVIAGTGFGGLVEKITVAAAGVFRLPDAFSFEQGASLLMTYGTSIHALKDRGHISEGDTLLVLGAAGGVGLAAVELGKAYGARVVAAVSSEAKAEAAKASGADEAVIYDRQPFDKAQSKELSQKFKEAVGPNGANVIYDAVGGDYSEPALRSIAWEGRFLVVGFPAGIAKLPLNLTLLKSCDVCGVFWGAFAAREPQRNQANIAELFELWEAGKISPKISETFSFDDAPKAITKLANREAIGKLVVTM from the coding sequence ATGCGCGCGCTTTTGTCGAAAGAAGTTGGTGGCCCCGATACGCTGGAGATTACCGAAATTGACGACCCGACACCCGGCGCAGGCGAGTTGCTGGTGGCGGTCAAGGCCTGTTCGATCAACTTTCCTGATGCCCTGATAATTCAGGATCTCTATCAACTCCGTCCGCCACGCCCTTTTGCTCCGGGCAGTGAGATTGCCGGCGTGGTCGAAGCCGTGGGCGAGGGTGTTACCGATTATGCTGTGGGCGACCGCGTCATTGCCGGGACCGGCTTTGGCGGACTGGTCGAGAAGATCACCGTTGCTGCTGCCGGCGTATTTCGCCTGCCCGATGCGTTTTCTTTTGAGCAGGGCGCATCACTGCTGATGACCTATGGCACCTCGATCCATGCGCTCAAGGATCGCGGCCATATCTCTGAAGGCGATACGCTGCTGGTGCTGGGCGCGGCTGGTGGCGTGGGTCTGGCCGCAGTGGAACTGGGCAAAGCCTATGGCGCGCGCGTTGTTGCCGCCGTCTCCAGCGAAGCCAAGGCTGAAGCCGCCAAGGCCAGCGGTGCTGATGAAGCGGTGATCTATGACCGTCAACCATTCGATAAGGCACAATCCAAAGAACTCAGCCAGAAATTCAAGGAAGCGGTTGGCCCGAATGGCGCCAATGTTATCTATGACGCGGTCGGCGGCGATTATAGCGAGCCGGCATTGCGCTCAATCGCCTGGGAAGGGCGGTTTCTTGTCGTCGGCTTCCCCGCAGGTATCGCCAAACTGCCACTCAATCTGACGCTGCTAAAAAGTTGTGATGTCTGTGGCGTCTTCTGGGGCGCTTTTGCTGCGCGCGAGCCACAGCGTAATCAGGCCAATATCGCCGAGCTGTTCGAACTGTGGGAAGCGGGCAAGATCAGTCCGAAAATTTCCGAAACCTTCAGCTTTGACGATGCGCCAAAGGCGATCACCAAGCTGGCTAATCGTGAGGCTATCGGCAAGCTGGTTGTGACGATGTAA
- the leuD gene encoding 3-isopropylmalate dehydratase small subunit, with the protein MKAVKQVEGRAYPWGAVNIDTDIIIPSKWLKTITREGLGQGAFETVRAEPGNVFDDPDHKGAPILIAGDNFGCGSSREHAVWAMLDMGITAVIAPSFSDIFAGNAFKNGLVTVELPQEQIDRLLEVAKSDEIMIDLETETVTTPFQDRFEFTLDPFRKHCLMNGLDEVALTLANADAIDAHERHQAEVTPWLVPQ; encoded by the coding sequence ATGAAGGCAGTCAAACAGGTTGAAGGCCGCGCCTATCCTTGGGGTGCGGTGAATATCGATACCGATATCATCATCCCGTCCAAATGGCTCAAGACCATCACCCGCGAGGGGCTCGGGCAGGGCGCGTTTGAGACCGTGCGGGCCGAGCCGGGCAATGTGTTTGACGATCCCGATCATAAGGGCGCGCCGATATTGATTGCGGGCGATAATTTCGGCTGTGGTTCGAGCCGCGAACATGCCGTTTGGGCGATGCTCGACATGGGCATCACAGCGGTAATCGCGCCGAGTTTTTCCGATATTTTTGCCGGCAATGCATTCAAAAATGGCCTGGTTACGGTGGAGCTGCCGCAGGAGCAGATTGACCGGTTGCTGGAAGTTGCCAAGAGTGATGAGATCATGATCGATCTGGAAACCGAGACGGTCACCACACCGTTTCAGGATCGCTTTGAATTCACGCTCGACCCGTTCCGCAAGCACTGCCTTATGAACGGTCTCGATGAAGTGGCATTGACCTTGGCCAATGCAGATGCAATCGATGCCCATGAACGGCATCAAGCTGAGGTTACGCCTTGGCTGGTCCCTCAATAA
- a CDS encoding isopropylmalate isomerase — protein MSDNDNDKEEGAGEGWSTGAKVGAAVGSAALLAALLYAGRSAIKRKNGGDKAPPPPPPPEGEQYESD, from the coding sequence ATGAGCGATAATGACAATGACAAAGAGGAAGGTGCGGGCGAAGGCTGGTCCACCGGGGCGAAAGTCGGTGCCGCTGTAGGCTCAGCGGCTTTATTGGCAGCACTGCTTTACGCCGGGCGCAGCGCCATCAAGCGCAAAAATGGCGGAGACAAAGCACCACCTCCACCGCCACCGCCCGAGGGTGAGCAATATGAAAGCGACTGA
- the leuC gene encoding 3-isopropylmalate dehydratase large subunit, producing MTENTPPKTLYEKIWDAHVVSERDDGTALIYIDRHLVHEVTSPQAFESLRQQGRKVRRPDLTLAVPDHNLPTTPRLAADGSRLPIADPQSAAQLAALENNVEAFEIPYFGATHRNQGIVHVVGPEQGFTLPGTTLVCGDSHTSAHGALGALAFGIGTSEVEHVLATQTLLLRRSATMEVRIEGDVPLGVTPKDLILHVIGTIGTNGATGHVIEYRGGAVERMSIEGRLTMANMSIEAGARAGLIAPDDTTFTYLRGRPMAPKGEQWDAACDYWRTLRSDEGAVFDKSVTINAADVEPSVTWGTSPEDVVGISGHVPTPESFGDAGKQAAAAKSLAYMGLEPGTAMTDIAIDHVFIGSCTNSRIEDLRAAAAVVGARKKADNVKSALIVPGSGLVKHQAEAEGLDLVFKNAGFEWREPGCSACLGMNPDKVPAGERCASTSNRNFEGRQGPGARTHLLSPAMAAAAAITGKLTDVRELAG from the coding sequence ATGACAGAGAATACACCCCCCAAGACATTATATGAGAAAATCTGGGACGCGCATGTCGTTTCCGAACGCGATGACGGCACCGCGCTGATCTATATTGACCGACATCTGGTGCATGAAGTGACCAGTCCGCAGGCGTTTGAGTCGCTGCGGCAACAGGGCCGCAAGGTGCGTCGCCCTGACCTGACACTGGCGGTGCCGGATCACAATCTGCCGACCACGCCAAGACTGGCGGCGGATGGTTCGCGTCTGCCGATTGCCGATCCGCAAAGCGCGGCGCAACTGGCGGCGTTAGAGAATAATGTCGAGGCTTTCGAAATCCCCTATTTCGGTGCGACACATCGCAATCAGGGGATTGTCCATGTTGTCGGGCCGGAGCAGGGCTTTACCCTGCCGGGCACGACTTTGGTGTGCGGCGACAGCCATACCTCGGCGCATGGCGCACTGGGTGCTCTGGCCTTTGGTATCGGCACCAGCGAGGTGGAGCATGTGCTGGCAACGCAGACCTTGTTGCTGCGCAGATCGGCGACCATGGAAGTACGGATCGAAGGTGACGTGCCGTTGGGCGTTACGCCTAAGGACCTGATTCTGCATGTCATCGGCACCATTGGTACCAATGGCGCGACAGGCCATGTGATTGAATATCGTGGCGGGGCTGTTGAGCGCATGTCGATTGAGGGGCGGCTGACTATGGCCAATATGTCGATTGAAGCAGGTGCGCGCGCTGGCCTGATCGCGCCTGATGACACGACTTTCACCTATTTGCGCGGCCGACCCATGGCACCCAAGGGTGAGCAATGGGATGCGGCTTGTGATTATTGGCGGACTCTGCGCAGCGATGAAGGGGCGGTGTTTGACAAGTCGGTGACCATCAATGCCGCCGATGTCGAACCCAGCGTCACCTGGGGCACGAGTCCAGAAGATGTGGTCGGCATTTCTGGCCATGTACCGACGCCTGAGAGCTTTGGTGATGCAGGCAAACAGGCAGCGGCGGCGAAGTCGCTGGCCTATATGGGGCTAGAGCCGGGTACGGCGATGACTGATATCGCCATCGACCATGTGTTTATCGGCAGCTGCACCAATAGCCGGATTGAGGATCTGCGCGCCGCTGCGGCCGTTGTGGGTGCGCGCAAGAAAGCCGATAATGTCAAAAGCGCGCTGATCGTGCCGGGGTCGGGGCTGGTCAAGCATCAGGCCGAGGCCGAGGGGCTCGACCTTGTGTTCAAAAATGCCGGATTTGAATGGCGCGAGCCGGGCTGCTCGGCATGTCTCGGAATGAACCCAGATAAAGTACCCGCAGGCGAACGCTGCGCCTCGACCAGCAACCGCAATTTTGAAGGCCGACAAGGCCCAGGCGCGCGGACGCACCTTCTCTCACCGGCCATGGCGGCGGCGGCGGCGATCACCGGCAAGTTGACCGATGTGCGGGAGCTTGCCGGTTGA
- a CDS encoding sterol desaturase family protein, whose amino-acid sequence MNIWVILTIITLSVIFMEFVAWWSHKYIMHGWGWGWHRDHHEPHDNLLEKNDLFAVVGSVTAMSLFAMGVFVHEVFWWIAVGVTIYGGIYTLIHDGLVHQRYFRWVPKRGYAKRLVQAHKLHHATIGKEGGVSFGFVFAEDPAKLKKELKRQRQEGLAQVRPSAQLEPEVAAD is encoded by the coding sequence ATGAATATCTGGGTAATTCTGACGATCATCACCTTATCGGTGATCTTCATGGAATTTGTCGCCTGGTGGAGCCACAAATATATCATGCATGGCTGGGGCTGGGGCTGGCACCGAGACCATCATGAGCCGCATGATAATTTGCTGGAAAAGAACGACCTTTTCGCCGTGGTCGGATCGGTCACCGCGATGAGCCTGTTTGCCATGGGCGTCTTCGTCCATGAGGTGTTTTGGTGGATTGCAGTCGGCGTCACCATTTATGGCGGTATTTATACACTGATTCATGACGGGCTGGTGCACCAACGCTATTTCCGCTGGGTCCCCAAACGCGGCTATGCCAAGCGACTTGTACAAGCCCATAAGCTGCACCATGCCACCATCGGCAAGGAAGGCGGGGTCAGCTTCGGTTTTGTCTTCGCCGAAGACCCAGCCAAGCTGAAAAAAGAGCTGAAACGCCAGCGCCAAGAGGGTTTGGCCCAGGTGCGGCCTTCCGCGCAACTCGAGCCCGAGGTTGCGGCGGACTGA
- a CDS encoding alpha/beta hydrolase: protein MKFAYWVVALATSVLMLMFSPNLSAQEPIVSVNETIVRSDILDENRPIIVSLPDGYEDSDANYPVLYMLDGRQNMLHAIATMDTLSSLGFAPKMIFVGIVSTNRSRDYTPSVVEGDANSGGAANFLAFLETELIPSIEQEYRTSDHRILEGHSFGGLFGAYALMERPDLFDAYIILSPALWWGGEEMNARAKTYFADNPQPATHIYFGIGQEDGDGMRQELGRFVETLETAKPEGLIWRHDEIAGEDHMSVRLPGHYQGLRYVFEDLQFTMADTGFTIDDFIAHEANIRARYGTAARQREATYHDYGMALLQAERADEAAAIFEYLVQGYPGYHPNYNFLATAYEKLGRCESAIAAYEDAAKASTTQTGTFTRAGYEEKATRLREAMANGAEMCKAE, encoded by the coding sequence ATGAAGTTTGCGTACTGGGTTGTTGCGCTCGCAACCTCTGTTCTGATGCTTATGTTCTCGCCAAATCTGTCGGCACAAGAACCGATTGTTTCTGTCAATGAGACTATAGTACGCTCCGATATCCTGGACGAAAACAGACCGATTATCGTCTCACTCCCCGATGGTTATGAGGATAGCGATGCCAATTATCCGGTGCTGTACATGCTGGATGGCCGGCAGAATATGCTGCACGCAATAGCAACGATGGACACATTGAGCTCGCTGGGCTTCGCGCCGAAAATGATCTTTGTCGGCATTGTCAGCACCAATCGTTCGCGCGATTACACGCCATCCGTTGTAGAGGGTGATGCCAATAGCGGCGGCGCTGCCAATTTCCTCGCCTTTCTTGAAACAGAGCTGATTCCGTCGATTGAACAAGAATACCGAACCAGCGACCACCGCATATTGGAAGGCCATTCCTTTGGTGGCCTGTTCGGTGCCTATGCCTTAATGGAACGCCCGGACCTGTTTGACGCCTATATCATTCTATCACCCGCCCTTTGGTGGGGTGGCGAAGAAATGAATGCCCGTGCCAAGACATATTTTGCCGACAACCCGCAACCGGCAACGCACATCTATTTCGGTATAGGACAGGAAGACGGCGATGGCATGCGTCAGGAATTGGGCCGTTTTGTCGAGACGCTGGAAACGGCAAAGCCAGAAGGCCTTATATGGCGGCATGACGAAATTGCAGGCGAGGATCATATGTCCGTCCGCCTGCCCGGCCATTATCAGGGACTGCGCTATGTGTTTGAAGATTTGCAGTTCACCATGGCGGATACCGGCTTCACCATAGACGACTTTATCGCGCATGAGGCCAATATCCGCGCGCGCTATGGCACGGCTGCCCGACAGCGCGAAGCTACCTATCACGATTATGGAATGGCACTGCTTCAGGCGGAACGTGCGGATGAGGCGGCGGCCATTTTTGAATATCTCGTCCAAGGCTATCCTGGCTATCACCCGAATTACAATTTTCTGGCAACAGCTTATGAGAAGCTGGGTCGGTGTGAATCTGCCATCGCCGCCTATGAAGACGCAGCCAAGGCTTCAACCACCCAAACCGGCACATTCACCCGCGCTGGCTATGAGGAGAAAGCCACCCGGCTGCGCGAGGCAATGGCGAATGGGGCTGAGATGTGTAAGGCTGAATAG
- a CDS encoding SPFH domain-containing protein, whose translation MLDFAIFPVGIFLTIIVGSSCIFITKQQHVRFIETFGKYSRTATAGLSFKLPWPIQIASGNYSLQILQIERDVSVKSSDNAFVVVPIRVQYQVAEQAANKAFYLLEDAETQVAAYVINQVRSTAAGLDFNELFQSKAAFEDDVEETLTDKLSNYGFRIVNVLVDDPQPSEELKSAFDRVIAAKRLKEAATNEGEAVKIKAVLEAEAQKEAMIKKAEGYAQFREIVAEGNAQALQKFVGETGLSAKTAIAFFAQTNAMEALRDAASDGGKTVLVTDDSMPKSLGGLYMDAEDDRLQQP comes from the coding sequence ATGTTGGATTTCGCCATATTTCCGGTGGGCATTTTTTTAACGATCATCGTCGGTAGTTCATGTATTTTCATAACCAAGCAACAGCATGTCCGCTTTATCGAGACCTTCGGCAAATATAGCCGCACCGCGACTGCCGGGCTGTCGTTCAAACTGCCCTGGCCGATACAGATAGCGAGCGGCAATTATTCGCTGCAAATTCTGCAAATTGAGCGCGATGTCTCGGTTAAATCCTCGGACAACGCCTTTGTCGTGGTGCCTATCCGGGTGCAATATCAGGTGGCAGAGCAGGCGGCGAACAAGGCCTTTTATCTGCTGGAAGATGCCGAGACGCAGGTTGCCGCCTATGTCATCAACCAGGTGCGCTCTACTGCAGCCGGCTTGGACTTTAATGAGCTGTTCCAGTCAAAGGCGGCGTTTGAGGATGATGTTGAAGAAACGCTGACCGATAAGCTCAGCAATTATGGCTTCCGCATTGTCAATGTGCTGGTCGATGATCCGCAGCCTTCCGAAGAACTGAAGTCCGCCTTTGACCGGGTGATCGCGGCAAAACGCCTCAAAGAAGCGGCGACCAATGAAGGTGAGGCGGTCAAGATCAAGGCGGTACTGGAAGCCGAAGCGCAGAAAGAGGCGATGATCAAAAAGGCCGAAGGCTATGCCCAGTTCCGCGAAATCGTCGCCGAGGGCAATGCGCAAGCGCTGCAGAAATTTGTCGGCGAAACCGGCCTGTCAGCCAAAACCGCTATAGCCTTTTTCGCGCAGACAAACGCCATGGAAGCCCTGCGCGATGCGGCATCAGATGGCGGGAAAACGGTCTTGGTCACCGATGACAGCATGCCGAAGAGTTTAGGCGGGCTGTATATGGATGCTGAGGATGATCGCTTACAGCAACCGTAG